The stretch of DNA CATCGCTAATGACAAAGCGGCCCTACCGATCTCCTCACCACACCATTTCGGATGTGGCCCTGGTGGGTGGAGGTACCTATCCTCAGCCAGGCGAAATCTCGCTTGCTCATAATGGCGTGTTGTTTCTTGATGAGCTTCCGGAGTTTAAGCGCACCGCGCTGGAGGTGCTGCGTCAACCGCTCGAAGATAGAATGATTACCATTTCAAGGGCTAAGTTTAGCGTTGAGTATCCTGCCAACTTTATGCTGGTGGCCTCCATGAATCCTTGCCCATGCGGATATTACAACCATCCTGAAAAACAGTGTGTATGCTCGCCGGGTGTGGTGCAAAAATACCTGAACAAGATCTCCGGTCCACTTCTCGACCGCATCGACATCCATATTGAGGTGGTGCCAGTGCCGTTCGATAAGCTATATGAGGCAAGGATTTCTGAATCCAGCAGCCAAATCCGTGAACGGGTGGTGAGGGCAAGGGACGTTCAGGTTCAGCGCTATGCCGCCCATGTGGGCGTTCATTGCAACGCGCTAATCAGCACTAAGATGCTAAGGAAGTATTGCACCCTCGATGAGGCAGGCTCTGCTTTGCTCAAAAATGCTATGGCTCGACTAGGGTTGTCGGCTCGTGCCTACGACCGCATTTTAAAGGTGGCTCGTACTATTGCCGATTTGGAGCAGTGCGAGAATATTCAGTCGGCTCATGTTGCTGAGGCCATTCAATACCGCAGTTTGGATAGGGATAATTGGGCAGGATAGGAATTTGTGTGTTTTCCGGATACCTTTATTAATAATGGAATGAGACGGATTCTTTTAGCGTTTGGAGTAGTGTTTGTTTTTCTTGTTGGTTCAATCTTTATAGAATCGGCCATGGATTGGGCACCACCCGAATCCATCGTTGGTAGCTGGAGTGCCAACCAACGTGTCACCGTAAGGTTTTTGGTTGATGGTAAATATCAATTCAAAACGGCCCCCGACTCGATTAACTTAACCTTGAATATCTCCGCAAATGGTCAAGTCTCTGGAAATATGGGTGACGCCTCTTTTGAAGCCTGCTCCATTCATAAGAACCGAAATTGGCTTTTTAAGAAGCTACACCTGGGAACGGATTTCGTCATCACGGGCACATTGAAAGGGTCTGTTTTTGCCGTTGACACTATAGATAGCAAGGATATCCATCTATCGTTTAATATGGACGACGGTATTATATCGGGTATTTTGTTTCAAAAGGGCGGCATGAACAGCTTTCCAATGGTTACGATTACACTTAAATCGGATACACCATAGTCTCTTCGCATCGATCGGAACTAGAAACTACCATGAAATAAAGTTGGCACATAGATTTCTCTTTGCGGACTCCATTGCTAATATGGCATGCTGCTCCTGTCTTTTCAGAAATAGGTGCGATGAGTATAAGTCTGCTTGGTATGATACCGTAGGGTAGTAATAGATACGATCAATGGTAGGCGTTTTTTTGTAATGGCGCAACTTTATTGGCGCTATGCGCACAGTTTAAGGAGTGGTATTAGGTCTTTCTAAATTATCAGCACAGTGGATCTAAAAAATGGAGGCTGAGAGGCCTCCTTATTGCTTGATTATACTATCGAAAAGGGAATGCGTTTCTACTTTGCTAGCTATACGCCAACCTATCAATGAATTATTGCTTCTTGTAGTTCTTCCCATTTCTTGCAATTAGTTGGTTAATTTGTTCAACTGCTATTTCAAATCGTTTGTTCCAATTGCCACTTATCTCTACAATATCAATGTTATGATCTGTCAAAACTTGTCGATGGGAGAGGTCTAGTAAATTTCTTTCTGCTTCGCTCAATCTTGTTCCATCTTGTATGTATTTCGCATCACTAGTAAGGTAAATATATAGGTTTGCTTCATTGGAGTTGTAGATGTCTGCATCTATTTCAAGTTCTTTTTCGAAGATGAATCTTGAATAGGATTTTGTTGTATGAACATCCGTGTCAATAATTGCAAGAGGGCTATTGCCTAATACTCCTTGTTCAATTCTGGTTGCATGTACTCTTGCCACAACGTGCAAGTCGTCAAAACTAAAAGAGTTGGAGTTGGTAATAATTTCTCTACCTGCTTCTAATACCAAACTGCAATTGAAGTGCTTTGAAAGGTTTTCTGATAAGGTTGTTTTGCCAGTGGACTCGGTTCCTAATATCACAACCTTAATTGCAAAGTAGGGTTTAACACTATCAGGTAAAAATTTCCAATTAGCAAATACATCATTACGTACAGCTGTAGCCGAAACAGGAAAAAGTTTTTTAGGAATATCAAAAGCTATGTGCTGGATATTCATAAAGTCGGCAACAAAGTTGCCGTATTCTTCCGATGTTATAACAAGTGAATAATCGGGGAACTGTTTTTTGAAAATGGCTGCCCATACTTCAGAAACTTCTTTTGAAGATTCTGAAGTGTTTGGTAATTCGCTTTCCAGATAACTAAAGGTTCTTATTTCAACGTTTTTCTTTTCCTCAAATGCTTTTTCAATCCATCTTTTCCTTGTTGTGCTCGAGATATTCTCCTTGTCGCTGGAACAAATTAAAACCGTAAGATGATTGCACTTACTTAAAGCGAAATTAAACATCGCCTCATGTCCTTTATGAAAAGGTAAAAATTTCCCAAATACAAATGCCTTAATCATAGCTCATTTTTCTCCAATGATAAAGTCCGTAAGATGCAAACCATAGAAAAATAAAATATTCTAGAGAGAGAAAGTAAATGCCTTTTTTGAAATACAATACTATACAAACCAAATCAACCGCAATCCATAAATACCAATTCTCAACTCTTTTTTTTGCAAGTAGTATTGTGGCAACAATACTTGTAACCATCACAAAAGAATCGGTGAAAGGATAAGCCGCTTGTATTTTGAAATAAGTTGGCAAATACAAATGAATGTTGGTGAAGAAAATACCAGAAAGCAATGTTCCTAGCAGAATAATCGCTGCAAGGAAAATTTTGTTTTTAAAACTTGTTTCGAAAATTTTGTTTTCAGATGTCTTAGCGTTCCACTGATACCAACCGTAAAGCGTGACAGCAAAAAAATAAACTTGCAGAAACATATCAGCATAGAGCTGAACCTGAAAAAACAAGATGAAGAGAAAACCTTCATTCACAATTCCTGTTGCCCAAGTGAGGATGTTTGCTCGTGTTGCAAAGTATACGGAAATCAAGCCAAACAATGTTCCTATTAACTCTACATAGCTTATTGGATAACTTAAA from Williamwhitmania taraxaci encodes:
- a CDS encoding AAA family ATPase codes for the protein MIKAFVFGKFLPFHKGHEAMFNFALSKCNHLTVLICSSDKENISSTTRKRWIEKAFEEKKNVEIRTFSYLESELPNTSESSKEVSEVWAAIFKKQFPDYSLVITSEEYGNFVADFMNIQHIAFDIPKKLFPVSATAVRNDVFANWKFLPDSVKPYFAIKVVILGTESTGKTTLSENLSKHFNCSLVLEAGREIITNSNSFSFDDLHVVARVHATRIEQGVLGNSPLAIIDTDVHTTKSYSRFIFEKELEIDADIYNSNEANLYIYLTSDAKYIQDGTRLSEAERNLLDLSHRQVLTDHNIDIVEISGNWNKRFEIAVEQINQLIARNGKNYKKQ
- the pnuC gene encoding nicotinamide riboside transporter PnuC — translated: MIENIAFEILSYPISYVELIGTLFGLISVYFATRANILTWATGIVNEGFLFILFFQVQLYADMFLQVYFFAVTLYGWYQWNAKTSENKIFETSFKNKIFLAAIILLGTLLSGIFFTNIHLYLPTYFKIQAAYPFTDSFVMVTSIVATILLAKKRVENWYLWIAVDLVCIVLYFKKGIYFLSLEYFIFLWFASYGLYHWRKMSYD